The Deinococcus betulae DNA window GGCCGCTCACATGGGGTTTCAGCAGCATCCACTGCGATGATCTGGAAGACGTTCTCTTCCCGTTTCAGGCTCTTGCAGCCAGGAAGTCGGAACTCCCCGCTCTGGATCAGCGCCGTTTCGACACGCTCCACCGTGCAGCGCACGGTGGTTTCGTGGATGTTCCAATCGTGCGAAGGTGCGGTATTCCTGCAAGAATTCGAGGGTGAGGAGGAGCTGTTCACACGCGCTGAGGGCCGCGGGTCGACCGGGCTTTTCCTTGAAGCGTTCTCGCTGGCCCAGGACGATTTCCATCTCGGCGAAGGTTTCGGGGTAGATACTGGTGTGCCGCTTGAAGCGCGTGCGATTCAGCGGTCGGATGCGTTCCAGACGGTCGTGACTCACTCATACAGCGTAACGGGGACTTTCGCAGGAGGTCCATTCAGTTGCCAGAACCGATCCAAGAAAATCCGCGCTCGCACGTTCACCAGACGCATTTTAATAATTAGAAAGAAAAAGGCATAGGAGAGCACCTAGCGCTGGAAGAGCTTGAACAAGGAGAATACGCCGAGAAACTGTTATAGCACCATAAACTCCAGCAACCACAACACAAGTCAGAAAGAAAGTCTGGAGTGGAAAGGCGAGGGCTGCTGGCGCTAGCAGAGACCAGACAAGGCCGACAACTAAAAATCCGTTGTAAAGTCCTTGATTCGCAGCCAGGCTACGTGTGGTCCGAGCTTCTTCGATGGTTATGTTAAAAGCTGCGCGTCCTCGAGGGGAAGTCCATAAAAACATCTCTAAAATCACAATATAGATGTGTATTAAGACCACAAGGCTCGTGAGTAGTATGGAAATCAGTTGCACCTAGGTCATCCTCCGAAGATCAGACTTGTTATTCACAAGCATTGACTCTGTTGAGAGCGGAAATGGATGGGTCTTACGGTTTTACACCGCAATAGCCAATCTTTATCGTGTGTCCGGCGTAGGTCTGGAGGCCATCACCGTTAATCCAGCGAGACACATCTCGTCTTGAGATCCCTCCCCCCAGACGATGTATTTCGGCTGAGTGTCCCGTGTATTGTCCCAAGTACAGCTGACGCGCAAGACATCACCTTTCTTC harbors:
- a CDS encoding DUF1304 domain-containing protein — translated: MFLWTSPRGRAAFNITIEEARTTRSLAANQGLYNGFLVVGLVWSLLAPAALAFPLQTFFLTCVVVAGVYGAITVSRRILLVQALPALGALLCLFLSNY